A part of Melittangium boletus DSM 14713 genomic DNA contains:
- a CDS encoding DsbA family protein, with product MAKTDGVHLARRSRILLALTLALTAAACTQKSEASPPPAPPKPAPAAAPATPAAPAAAKEGGASLSGIPGMDFSALAPSAQRELSTVFSDEFCYCGCPHTLGQCLKGHTGCQHAKRMARLAAKQAAAGVPATDIIVSLSEYYASFRAPRQKLDVDPRMCQGDANAPVTLVEFSDFECPYCGKARPVLESFAKKNASRVRFCNVPFPLPMHANAVPAGQAVLWARDQGKFWEMHDALFENAQKLSIPSIVELANKLGLKGAELQKALQAGTYAQELEKYKSLGNAANIRGTPSLFFNGRFYDIQVGITEDVLAHTLEDEIEWRTNNNAWAAD from the coding sequence ATGGCTAAGACCGACGGTGTGCACCTCGCCCGCCGCTCCCGAATCCTCCTGGCGCTCACCCTGGCGCTGACCGCCGCCGCCTGCACCCAGAAGTCCGAGGCCTCGCCGCCGCCCGCCCCGCCGAAACCGGCTCCGGCCGCCGCGCCCGCCACCCCGGCCGCTCCGGCCGCCGCGAAGGAAGGGGGCGCGTCCCTGTCGGGCATTCCGGGCATGGACTTCTCCGCCCTCGCGCCGTCCGCCCAACGTGAGCTGTCCACCGTCTTCTCCGACGAGTTCTGCTACTGCGGTTGCCCCCACACGCTCGGGCAGTGCCTCAAGGGGCACACGGGGTGTCAACACGCCAAGCGCATGGCGCGGCTCGCCGCGAAGCAGGCCGCCGCGGGCGTTCCGGCCACGGACATCATCGTCTCCCTGTCCGAGTACTACGCCTCCTTCCGCGCGCCCCGGCAGAAGCTGGACGTGGATCCGCGCATGTGCCAGGGCGACGCCAACGCGCCCGTGACGCTGGTGGAGTTCTCCGACTTCGAGTGCCCCTACTGCGGCAAGGCCCGCCCGGTGCTCGAGTCCTTCGCCAAGAAGAACGCCAGCCGGGTGCGCTTCTGCAACGTGCCCTTCCCGCTGCCCATGCACGCCAACGCGGTGCCCGCGGGCCAGGCGGTGCTCTGGGCGCGCGATCAGGGCAAGTTCTGGGAGATGCACGACGCGCTCTTCGAGAACGCGCAGAAGCTGTCCATCCCCTCCATCGTGGAGCTGGCCAACAAGCTCGGGCTCAAGGGCGCGGAGCTGCAGAAGGCGCTCCAGGCGGGCACCTACGCCCAGGAGCTGGAGAAGTACAAGTCGCTCGGCAACGCCGCCAACATCCGTGGCACGCCCAGCCTCTTCTTCAACGGCCGCTTCTACGACATCCAGGTGGGCATCACCGAGGACGTGCTCGCCCACACGCTCGAGGATGAGATCGAGTGGCGCACGAACAACAACGCCTGGGCCGCGGACTGA
- a CDS encoding GatB/YqeY domain-containing protein, producing the protein MATLKERIDADLKDAMRSKQELKLSVLRMLKSAVKYKEVEPGASALDDAGVLQVIGTLIKQRRDSIEQFKAGGHADRAEAEEKEIAVLQAYLPQQLTADELRAEVQAAISAAGAKSAKDMGAVMKLLTPKLQGRAEGRVISEEVKSQLSKLS; encoded by the coding sequence ATGGCCACCCTCAAGGAGCGAATCGACGCCGACCTCAAGGACGCGATGCGGTCGAAGCAAGAGCTCAAGCTCAGCGTCCTGCGGATGCTCAAGAGCGCCGTCAAGTACAAGGAAGTCGAGCCCGGGGCCAGCGCCCTCGACGATGCCGGCGTCCTTCAGGTGATCGGCACCCTCATCAAGCAGCGCCGCGACTCGATCGAGCAGTTCAAGGCCGGAGGCCACGCCGACCGGGCCGAGGCGGAAGAGAAGGAAATCGCCGTCCTGCAGGCCTACCTGCCCCAGCAGTTGACCGCCGACGAGCTGCGCGCCGAGGTCCAGGCCGCCATCAGCGCCGCGGGGGCCAAGAGCGCCAAGGACATGGGCGCCGTGATGAAGCTGCTCACCCCCAAGCTGCAGGGCCGGGCCGAGGGCCGCGTCATCTCCGAGGAAGTGAAGAGCCAGCTGTCCAAGCTGTCCTGA
- the rpsU gene encoding 30S ribosomal protein S21, whose translation MPGIRVKDGESIESALKRFKKATEKAGILSEIRKREHYEKPSVKRKKKALAAKKRAVKKARKTY comes from the coding sequence ATGCCCGGCATTCGAGTCAAGGACGGCGAGTCCATCGAGAGCGCTCTCAAGCGCTTCAAGAAGGCCACCGAGAAGGCAGGAATCCTCTCCGAGATCCGCAAGCGCGAGCACTACGAGAAGCCTTCCGTGAAGCGGAAGAAGAAGGCTCTCGCGGCCAAGAAGCGCGCGGTGAAGAAGGCGCGCAAGACGTACTAG
- a CDS encoding asparaginase: protein MPRILLLHTGGTLGMAGGRPSVLRPAAFFKTLKARCPELFQLADIELELFSNLDSSEMQPELWSRLAAHLHRRLPDFDGAVVTHGTDTLAYTASALSFMLPGLPKPVVMTGAQRPLGEIRSDARLNLIDAVLSALQGPPEVSICFDSHLYRGNRTRKVKVSEYDAFESPNFPLLGTLGVDATFAPGLRQKGPFRLREKLEPRVFLLKVFPGLDPALPLALLPHVRGLVVEAHGAGNFPTDPKLGRSLLPLFREARERDVPVLVVSQAYRNGVDLTLYEAGAAALAEGALSGGDMTPSAALVKLMHGIAYHPDRESRARYIQTPSVGEMTDRPASVQPPPAKKSKRAR, encoded by the coding sequence ATGCCCAGAATCCTTCTGCTGCATACCGGCGGCACGCTGGGGATGGCCGGTGGCCGTCCGTCCGTGCTGCGCCCCGCCGCCTTCTTCAAGACGCTCAAGGCCCGCTGCCCCGAGCTCTTCCAGCTCGCCGACATCGAGCTGGAGCTCTTCTCCAACCTGGACAGCTCGGAGATGCAGCCGGAGCTGTGGAGCCGGCTGGCCGCCCACCTGCACCGCCGCCTGCCCGACTTCGACGGCGCCGTGGTGACGCACGGCACCGACACGCTCGCCTACACCGCCAGCGCCCTCTCCTTCATGCTGCCCGGGCTGCCCAAGCCGGTGGTGATGACGGGCGCCCAGCGGCCCCTGGGGGAGATCCGCTCGGACGCGCGGCTCAACCTCATCGACGCGGTGCTCTCCGCCCTCCAGGGCCCTCCCGAGGTGAGCATCTGCTTCGACTCCCATCTCTACCGGGGCAACCGCACCCGCAAGGTGAAGGTGTCCGAGTACGACGCCTTCGAGAGCCCCAACTTCCCCCTCCTGGGTACGCTCGGAGTGGACGCCACCTTCGCTCCCGGTCTGCGTCAGAAGGGACCCTTCCGTCTGCGCGAGAAGCTGGAGCCCCGGGTGTTCCTCCTCAAGGTCTTCCCGGGACTGGACCCCGCCCTGCCCCTGGCACTGCTACCCCATGTGCGGGGTCTCGTCGTGGAGGCCCACGGAGCGGGTAACTTCCCCACGGATCCCAAGCTCGGCAGATCCCTCCTCCCCCTCTTCCGCGAGGCGCGCGAGCGCGATGTCCCGGTGCTGGTGGTCAGCCAGGCGTACCGCAATGGCGTGGACCTCACCCTCTATGAGGCCGGGGCGGCGGCGCTCGCCGAGGGCGCCCTGAGCGGAGGGGACATGACGCCCTCGGCGGCGCTGGTGAAGCTCATGCATGGGATCGCCTACCATCCGGACAGGGAGTCACGAGCCCGTTACATTCAGACACCGAGTGTCGGCGAGATGACCGATCGCCCCGCGAGTGTTCAGCCGCCGCCGGCCAAAAAGTCGAAGCGCGCCCGTTAG
- a CDS encoding diguanylate cyclase gives MKITRAIVVEPKAAGRRKLTDGLERAGLTVQATAEWEPASARAQLVVLGPSVEQPARVARGVREQLPQALVLAAQQTPGRAGFADGVLPLPVSARDLQVRLPELVKLRSLGRGTPPRKARIAPSPEPVRGASDGLLDPFTQFYVFSHFKDFVFVEVKRSRRYGLPLALALVAFDALPVQADRELREQLYGGLALAIRRALRDTDFPVQYSADRVLLLLPHTDLAGAHTVSRRVCERVARSSLSFDEQVLRPTVSVGLAALSPGGEGSFSDLVRQAQRSLETARAAGGNRVEMLAETPGLPSEDEPG, from the coding sequence ATGAAGATTACACGAGCCATCGTCGTCGAGCCGAAGGCAGCCGGGCGTCGCAAGCTGACGGACGGTCTGGAGCGCGCGGGTCTCACGGTTCAGGCCACGGCGGAGTGGGAGCCCGCATCGGCCCGGGCGCAGCTGGTGGTGCTGGGACCCTCGGTGGAGCAGCCCGCGCGGGTGGCTCGTGGTGTGCGGGAGCAACTGCCGCAGGCGCTCGTGTTGGCGGCTCAGCAGACGCCCGGCCGGGCGGGGTTCGCGGATGGCGTCCTGCCCCTGCCCGTGTCCGCGAGGGATCTCCAGGTGCGCCTGCCGGAGTTGGTGAAGTTGCGGTCGCTCGGCCGGGGCACGCCCCCGCGCAAGGCCCGGATCGCTCCCTCCCCCGAGCCGGTGCGGGGTGCGTCGGACGGGCTGTTGGATCCCTTCACCCAGTTCTATGTCTTCTCGCACTTCAAGGACTTCGTCTTCGTCGAGGTGAAGCGCTCACGGCGCTACGGCCTGCCCCTGGCGCTCGCGCTGGTGGCCTTCGATGCGCTGCCCGTGCAGGCGGACCGCGAGCTGCGGGAGCAACTCTACGGAGGCCTGGCGCTCGCCATCCGCCGCGCGCTGCGCGACACGGACTTCCCCGTGCAGTACTCGGCGGATCGCGTGCTGCTGCTCCTGCCGCACACGGACCTGGCCGGAGCCCACACCGTGTCACGCCGCGTGTGCGAGCGCGTGGCCCGCTCGAGCCTCTCCTTCGATGAGCAGGTGCTGCGGCCCACCGTGTCCGTGGGGCTGGCGGCGCTCTCCCCGGGAGGCGAGGGGTCGTTCTCGGATCTCGTGCGTCAGGCGCAGCGCTCGCTGGAGACGGCGCGGGCGGCGGGCGGCAATCGCGTGGAAATGCTCGCCGAGACGCCGGGACTGCCGTCCGAGGACGAGCCGGGCTAG
- a CDS encoding GGDEF domain-containing protein, translated as MSDEKTAVHSISDLLGTAAPQQSAYLIVISAKVASGIGRMFKLDRSETVLGRSADAQFQVEDDGISRKHAKVVSLGDGRFQVVDLGSTNGTFLNGLKVSAAPLYDGDKIQIGSNTVLKFSIQDQLEEAYQRSIYESATRDGLTRLYNKKYFMETMRKEFAYCLRHRVALSLVMFDVDHFKKINDVYGHPAGDYVLTRIAQRVSDTVRTEDLFARYGGEEFALMLRESAEEQALSCAERCRAAVDRTDFIFSGTPIKVTISLGVATLHDSDYTQAEEIIGAADKYLYRAKRAGRNRVDGKAISGP; from the coding sequence ATGTCCGACGAGAAGACCGCCGTCCATTCGATCTCGGACCTGCTGGGGACCGCCGCTCCCCAGCAGAGCGCGTACCTCATCGTCATCAGCGCGAAGGTGGCGTCCGGCATCGGCCGGATGTTCAAGCTGGACCGCTCGGAGACGGTGCTGGGCCGCAGCGCGGATGCGCAGTTCCAGGTGGAGGATGATGGCATCTCGCGCAAGCACGCGAAGGTGGTGTCGCTCGGGGATGGCCGCTTCCAGGTCGTGGACCTGGGCAGCACCAACGGCACCTTCCTCAATGGCCTGAAGGTCAGCGCCGCGCCGCTCTATGACGGCGACAAGATCCAGATCGGCTCCAACACGGTGCTCAAGTTCTCCATCCAGGATCAACTGGAGGAGGCCTACCAGCGCAGCATCTACGAGTCGGCCACGCGCGACGGACTCACGCGCCTGTACAACAAGAAGTACTTCATGGAGACGATGCGCAAGGAGTTCGCCTACTGCCTGCGCCACCGGGTGGCCCTGTCCCTGGTGATGTTCGACGTGGACCACTTCAAGAAGATCAACGACGTGTACGGGCACCCGGCGGGAGACTACGTGCTCACGCGCATCGCGCAGCGGGTGAGCGACACGGTGCGCACCGAGGATCTGTTCGCGCGCTATGGCGGCGAGGAGTTCGCCCTCATGTTGCGCGAGTCCGCCGAGGAGCAGGCGCTCTCGTGCGCCGAGCGCTGCCGCGCGGCGGTGGACCGCACGGACTTCATCTTCAGCGGCACGCCCATCAAGGTGACCATCAGCCTGGGCGTGGCCACGCTGCACGACTCGGACTACACCCAGGCCGAGGAGATCATCGGCGCGGCGGACAAGTACCTCTACCGGGCCAAGCGCGCGGGCCGCAACCGCGTGGACGGCAAGGCCATCAGCGGCCCCTAG
- a CDS encoding HEAT repeat domain-containing protein — protein MSPTLLLLLLLTASPSGGQGTAGCWTACQRHVREQALRARVCPLCITAGRGDAWMEELSKAKSDPGAQAALRSALKDQDWRVRWGALRVQAKAQGLTEPRVLADWLAEVPAQDEVLACVTAARAAALSDKSTAPYLKDAGARGPEAAARVWNRREAVRQELELEVYSEDPSLRGEALLHLSTFLGRTPARVLLTAMAQRPDSADAAAAAALLWVADKRGPSVGRMLLLEAQPPDQPLINRLFAIYSQQLEGLQKGLASVDVTERRGTVQSLRHYGPLARRELERALTDADVSVRRLAARGLAESEGLSLAEAAGQRIRADSADRASRKVWMEAASGGKGCEDFLLAVARDERLDAISRGDAVAWLVDCDEGGQKRFETLSPFLRDSQAPVRAGAVRALAVPRSRLGDEAVAAALDDAAPEVVVAALSVVGQQRQKDQADTVVALLESPSSEVREAAARTLERLGRTQDVKPLARLLKEDSVAAVRVAAAEALGVLGGPFAASALSQALKDPDAHVQHVARRNLGRLGFSP, from the coding sequence ATGAGTCCCACCCTGTTGTTGCTCCTCCTCCTGACGGCCAGCCCGAGCGGCGGTCAGGGGACGGCGGGTTGCTGGACGGCCTGTCAGCGCCACGTGCGCGAGCAGGCCCTGCGTGCCCGGGTCTGCCCCCTCTGCATCACCGCGGGCCGGGGGGACGCCTGGATGGAGGAGTTGTCCAAGGCGAAATCCGATCCGGGCGCCCAGGCCGCGTTGCGCTCGGCCCTGAAGGATCAGGATTGGCGGGTGCGCTGGGGGGCGCTGCGGGTCCAGGCCAAGGCGCAGGGTCTGACCGAGCCCCGGGTCCTGGCGGACTGGTTGGCCGAGGTCCCCGCCCAGGACGAGGTGCTCGCCTGTGTGACCGCGGCGCGGGCGGCGGCCCTGTCGGACAAGTCCACCGCTCCCTATCTAAAGGATGCGGGAGCCCGGGGACCCGAGGCCGCCGCGCGCGTCTGGAACCGCCGGGAGGCCGTCCGCCAGGAGCTGGAACTGGAGGTGTACTCCGAGGACCCTTCTCTCCGGGGCGAGGCGCTGCTGCACCTGTCCACCTTCCTCGGGCGGACCCCGGCCCGGGTCCTTCTGACGGCCATGGCCCAGCGCCCCGATTCGGCCGATGCCGCCGCCGCCGCCGCGCTCCTGTGGGTCGCGGACAAACGAGGCCCCTCCGTGGGCCGCATGCTGCTCCTGGAGGCCCAGCCCCCGGATCAGCCCCTCATCAACCGCCTCTTCGCCATCTACTCCCAGCAGCTCGAGGGGTTGCAGAAGGGGCTGGCCTCCGTGGACGTCACCGAGCGGCGCGGCACCGTGCAGTCCCTGCGTCATTATGGTCCGCTCGCGCGGCGCGAGCTGGAGCGCGCCCTGACGGACGCGGATGTCTCCGTGCGCCGGTTGGCGGCCCGGGGGCTCGCCGAGTCCGAGGGGCTCTCGCTCGCGGAGGCCGCGGGCCAGCGGATTCGCGCGGACTCGGCGGACCGCGCCAGCCGGAAGGTCTGGATGGAGGCCGCCTCGGGGGGCAAGGGGTGTGAGGACTTCCTCCTGGCGGTGGCCCGTGACGAGCGCCTGGACGCGATCTCCCGGGGCGACGCGGTGGCCTGGCTCGTCGACTGTGACGAGGGCGGCCAGAAGCGTTTCGAGACACTGTCTCCCTTCCTGCGGGATTCCCAGGCGCCGGTGCGCGCCGGCGCGGTGCGGGCCCTGGCCGTCCCTCGCTCCCGGCTGGGGGATGAGGCCGTCGCCGCCGCGCTCGATGACGCCGCCCCCGAGGTCGTGGTCGCGGCCCTCTCCGTGGTGGGACAGCAGCGCCAGAAGGATCAGGCGGACACCGTGGTGGCCCTGCTCGAGTCCCCGTCGTCCGAGGTGCGCGAGGCCGCCGCCCGCACCCTGGAACGGCTCGGCCGGACCCAGGACGTCAAGCCGCTCGCCCGCCTCCTCAAGGAGGATTCCGTGGCCGCCGTCCGGGTGGCCGCCGCGGAAGCCCTGGGCGTGCTGGGGGGACCCTTCGCGGCGTCCGCGCTCAGTCAGGCCCTGAAGGATCCCGACGCCCACGTCCAACATGTCGCGCGGCGCAACCTGGGACGCCTGGGCTTCTCCCCCTGA